One region of Citrus sinensis cultivar Valencia sweet orange chromosome 6, DVS_A1.0, whole genome shotgun sequence genomic DNA includes:
- the LOC102613344 gene encoding uncharacterized protein LOC102613344 isoform X8, with amino-acid sequence MAVKVMVQPLEAICDSEFFLNIMDFLTVLKSFKSLPERVLLSLNGIEDVKARLLSKVRYLLSNRKKVIWDFSITTVTIKVPWRNMIMEECNLVLALGSLLIKSKSDQDSFASNMDEQSYILKDLLITTFAWDSTLNFQLQDLYNHFEVQLDDCEIKLVLPRYPQTVCILEKFCTSVTVASCVIPDESVLNQLEVCVIVSMLHAHFSPAIYESVVALISHLDLLQSTSEAAVLNHSSSLGSMPNQVEASVFGISVSVNLESVSLHIDLANNGENSSLLTFSVQKLDIRYSLKELHECWISMKAFKIVTYPLRGTKDSHTLASCGDCLASSSGHQQVMGFKLSDQSDNYTDRSSSAEACFHLHYEVERNVNYTSNKFSICLNDADLHCYPHVCGLMIGFFDRISCYGASSVGEFSSSSNLNDENPKTVPCFGFQRFGFSNFIETGSSEHASISLDCYPFLTICNRGHLGCLESSLLYPIPDWRQVFNLSDRKFRSSNCTSKKESEVHHGSSSKSESNMDSFPGSGKFDDANRSSIDITLCGIRVHFHDSSCTIGTVTLPSSKSSLLLYENCMDLLFSVEGLVLTSSWWPKTFHGSLWGSSLPNLPPILNLRVRKGNVGSLSSQLEVSIGIQHVSCVLPPEYLAIIIGYFSLPDWSPYLSEHNEQIYSENASSILYKFEVVDSTLTVPVEKDDNQLLKVEIQQLYCSFIDKCASNSVMMDIPPKYMVPVNKLAENNDCLNIFGRDLILSFVLLKDGGYGCFLGEQDPGNRNIILMAPVSADVWVRIPWEDKPNSEGSLASTCIMSRIQNCQIIVDDCYAYHGFDALLDVINQFSSVNDESKLFTCDVQQFLLLKRCRRENGAVSVVASDTIFIDLRFCVDSLMIKLHRLRRDSGSLKPVAKLNMQFACSASLIDEKLQSLDLNFSSLALSSMLNSVMLARCTCNSTLTVLAICLSKSDCGENEICISLPSLDFWLHFSNWFEIVDLCNSFPQKIEKVAHSNVSSRSSATAKVDPIENWATTASQSASPNSRRPTGYSVENMRQDDNFLIVRSDNLGISIHFPVWASEAAARENGVAEIQEEKPQKDSSSTDVGKHSKYIKITAHSKNSELLVGRNVKLKVFLEKTSGALGTYEETSVNSWPLFQIFQASLEAEICRNQTALVDANVYVQCDRLDAWLSHQILYFWHGVVFDFPTAGSSQLSLPTICFKVQLRKFSLLLSDGRWSCSGHLLEFLLRNIVLHTSVTKSSMEFSVASELQVKYSNIRKVSWEPFVEPWKFQITMTRKHEMTALLNSSFVTDIDLIATTQLNLNFTESLVECISRTMEMINDAWGLIGPDDHPQIQLSSRPLITGTVPGGRYTPYILQNLTSLPLIYNVYRGLIGSDEFDVLDKKDGKLVQPGDSVPIYLHETPDEQLYRYRPTYSSDRLSDKQLNSVSHHFMTVQLDGTSVPSVPISMDLVGLSYFEVDFSKASKTEEFERTGDTSKYKMNNGETATSNLSSGFVVPVVFDVSVQRYSKLIRLYSTVILSNATSTPLELRFDIPFGISPKILDPIYPGQEFPLPLHLAEGGRMRWRPMGRSCLWSEAHNVSDILSQESKIGYPRSFVCYPSHPSSDPFRCCISVQNILLTSSGSSKKVSSLHVDNSLKQSAESCGQLLHDFNYSKKRFIHQVTLNTPFVVNNYLPEAVSLTIETGGITRTALLSQAQTSFHDIDPSHDLGLEFNMYGFRTSTLKFPRAETFSTMAKFSGTKFSLSETLTLDPELFSDTLHVIVEKTMDVFSGARELFIFVPFLLYNCTGFPLIVSHSTGEKRGSGCTIPCCYDMLEQELLKGERDGLSLLSPDQDTHARAPQIDDHRSSLLKNHIVSTRKNVNPHLGKFLNKPLVSSGSSELFHEQSDGRGLEGQKDLCGAKKRSCSSSQSDLKEIDFTSNGYGRVQACMYSPLPISAASEIMVRVSRCFTGCVTQNMPNYSCSAPFPLVPRSGSTSVVVPKSLSNAAFIISVTASALAGPFAGRTRAITFQPRYVISNACSKDLCYKQKGTDFIFHLGVGQHSHLHWTDTTRYLDFCHLELLVSIRFNEPGWQWSGSFLPDHLGDTQLKLRNYVSGRLSMIRVEVQNADVSIRDEKIVGSLNGNSGTNLILLSDDDTGYMPYRIDNFSKERLRVYQQKCETFDTIIHPYTSCPYAWDEPCYPHRLTIEVPGERVVGSYVLDDLKEYVPVHLQSTAEKPERTLLLSNSAEGATKVLSIVDSSYHILKDIKSQANLRGQEQRKQEQKQEKLVNYRERFSFNIPCIGVSMINSYPQELLFACAKNITFDLLQSVDQQKLSFQISYLQIDNQLHRTPYPVILSFNHETRNNPAGHRTKDDGKKSKSEMLHLTSDISCEPVFYLSLVKWRKKDVALVSFEHISLRVADFCLELEQEVILTMLEFIKTVSPTFQKTVLPLPDSTLHPVVYDLGSAKESSIRDLNFEIMQARRDFLPGMNDPASNRSQRSSSFLPSVVPIGAPWQQIYLLARRQKKIYVELLDLSPIKFTLSFSSAPWMLRNGFPTSGESLIHRGLMALADVEGARIHLKQLTIAHQMASWESIQEILKRHYTRQFLHEMYKVFGSAGVIGNPMGFARSLGLGIRDFLSVPARSMLQSPTGLISGMALGTTSLVSNTVYALSDAATQFSNAAHKGIVAFTFDDQSVARMEKQQKGVASHSKGVINEVLEGLTGLLQSPIKEAEKHGLPGLLSGIAFGVTGLVARPAASILEVTGKTAQSIRNRSRLHRTRSQRYRVRLPRPLSRELPLAPYSWEEAIGTTVLMEVDDGLKYKDEMPEMCKALKQAGKFAVITERLLLIVSCSSLVDLGKPEFQGVAADPDWVVESEISLDSIIHADTDEGTVHIVGSSSDGLSRQNQHQSKRGSGTRTKWWNNPSTPLPLFQTNLELTSEEDAKELVHVLLDTIERGKGRGWGSGYLLHQISIR; translated from the exons GTTTTGGCGTTGGGGTCTCTTCTGATTAAATCAAAATCTGATCAAGATTCTTTTGCTTCAAACATGGATGAACAGTCTTATATCCTGAAAGACTTATTGATTACTACTTTTGCCTGGGATTCTACATTAAACTTCCAACTTCAAGATCTATATAATCACTTTGAGGTCCAGCTAGATGATTGTGAG ATAAAGCTAGTGCTGCCTCGTTATCCTCAAACGGTCTGTATTTTGGAGAAATTCTGTACTTCGGTTACTGTGGCTTCTTGTGTTATTCCTGATGAATCAGTTCTTAATCAGTTGGAG GTTTGTGTCATTGTATCGATGCTTCATGCACACTTTTCTCCAGCAATATATGAGTCGGTTGTGGCGTTGATTTCACATCTAGATCTTTTACAATCAACAAGTGAAGCTGCAGTGCTAAATCATTCCAGTTCACTTGGTTCCATGCCTAATCAAGTTGAAGCTTCAGTATTTGGGATCTCTGTTTCTGTGAATTTGGAATCAGTCAGTTTGCACATTGACCTTGCAAATAATGGAGAAAATAGCTCTCTTCTCACTTTTTCAGTACAAAAATTAGATATCCG CTATTCTCTTAAAGAACTTCACGAGTGCTGGATCTCTATGAAAGCATTTAAGATTGTTACTTATCCTTTGAGAGGTACAAAGGACAGTCATACTTTGGCTTCGTGTGGGGATTGTTTGGCTTCCAGTTCTGGACATCAGCAAGTCATGGGTTTTAAACTCAGTGATCAAAGTGATAATTATACTGACCGAAGCTCATCCGCTGAAGCATGCTTTCATCTACATTATGAAGTTGAAAGAAATGTAAATTATACGTCTAATAAGTTCTCGATATGTTTGAATGATGCTGATCTCCACTGCTACCCACATGTATGTGGTTTGATGATTGGATTCTTTGACAGAATATCTTGTTATGGAGCATCTAGTGTAGGTGaattttcctcttcttccaATTTGAACGATGAAAATCCAAAAACAGTGCCTTGTTTTGGGTTTCAGAGGTTTGGTTTCTCAAATTTCATTGAAACTGGATCCTCTGAGCATGCGAGCATTTCTTTGGATTGCTATCCATTCCTTACCATCTGCAATCGTGGTCATCTTGGTTGCCTTGAGAGTTCTCTTCTTTATCCCATTCCTGATTGGAGGCAAGTATTCAATTTAAGTGATAGAAAATTCAGAAGTTCAAACTGCACTTCAAAGAAGGAATCTGAAGTTCATCATGGCTCATCGTCAAAGTCTGAATCCAATATGGATTCATTCCCTGGTTCAGGAAAATTTGATGATGCAAATCGATCTTCTATTGATATCACTCTATGTGGAATCAGGGTTCATTTCCATGACTCTTCATGTACTATTGGAACGGTTACGCTGCCGTCCTCTAAATCCTCACTTTTACTATATGAAAATTGTATGGATTTGTTATTTTCTGTTGAAGGTTTGGTACTCACTTCATCATGGTGGCCTAAAACTTTCCATGGGTCTCTATGGGGTTCCTCTTTACCAAACCTACCTCCGATTCTAAATTTACGAGTGAGGAAAGGAAATGTTGGATCATTGAGTTCTCAGCTTGAAGTCAGCATAGGCATTCAGCATGTTTCCTGTGTTTTGCCACCTGAATATTTGGCAATTATAATAGGTTACTTCTCATTGCCTGACTGGAGTCCGTATTTAAGTGAGCACAATGAGCAAATTTATTCAGAAAATGCAAGTTCCATTTTGTACAAGTTTGAAGTAGTGGACTCCACCTTGACTGTGCCAGTGGAAAAGGATGATAATCAGTTGCTAAAGGTTGAAATTCAACAGCTATACTGTAGTTTTATCGATAAATGTGCATCAAATAGTGTCATGATGGACATTCCTCCTAAGTACATGGTTCCAGTGAATAAACTTGCAGAAAATAATGACTGTCTAAATATATTTGGACGGGATTTGATCCTATCCTTTGTACTGCTAAAGGATGGTGGATATGGTTGTTTTTTGGGTGAGCAAGACCCTGGGAACAGAAATATTATCTTAATGGCACCAGTTAGCGCTGATGTTTGGGTGAGAATACCCTGGGAAGACAAACCCAATAGTGAAGGTTCTTtggcttcaacatgcatcatgtcAAGAATTCAAAATTGTCAAATTATTGTGGATG aTTGCTATGCATATCATGGTTTTGATGCTCTACTAGACGTCATAAATCAGTTTTCCTCAGTTAATGATGAATCCAAATTATTTACCTGTGACGTTCAGCAGTTTCTTCTGTTAAAAAGGTGTCGAAGGGAAAATGGTGCAGTTTCTGTTGTTGCCTCGGACACAATCTTCATAGATCTTAGATTTTGTGTTGATTCACTGATGATAAAGCTGCACCGTTTGAGAAGAGACTCCGGTTCACTTAAACCAGTGGCAAAGTTGAACATGCAATTTGCATGCTCTGCTTCATTGATAGATGAGAAACTTCAAAGCTTGGActtgaatttttcttctttagcATTATCTTCAATGCTTAACTCAGTCATGTTAGCAAGATGCACCTGCAACTCAACCTTAACGGTTCTGGCTATTTGTCTCTCAAAGTCCGACTGTGgggaaaatgaaatttgtatTTCTCTTCCTTCTCTTGATTTTTGGCTGCATTTTTCTAACTGGTTTGAAATTGTTGACCTTTGTAATTCGTTTCCTCAAAAAATCGAAAAAGTTGCACATTCAAATGTATCATCTAGATCTTCAGCTACGGCCAAAGTGGACCCAATTGAAAATTGGGCAACAACTGCTTCTCAAAGTGCTTCTCCAAATTCAAGGAGGCCTACTGGTTATTCGGTGGAGAACATGAGGCAGGATGACAATTTCCTTATTGTGAGGTCAGACAACCTAGgcatttcaattcattttccTGTCTGGGCCAGTGAAGCAGCAGCCAGAGAAAATGGTGTGGCTGAAATTCAAGAGGAAAAGCCCCAAAAGGATTCGTCTAGCACAGATGTAGGCAAGCACAGTAAATATATTAAGATTACAGCACATAGCAAAAATAGTGAACTACTTGTTGGCAGAAATGTCAAATTGAAGGTTTTTCTGGAAAAGACAAGTGGCGCACTGGGGACATACGAGGAGACAAGTGTCAATTCTTGGCCTTTGTTCCAGATCTTTCAAGCTAGTTTGGAAGCTGAAATTTGTAGAAATCAGACAGCACTTGTGGATGCTAATGTCTACGTACAGTGTGATAGATTAGATGCATGGCTTTCTCATCAAATTCTATACTTTTGGCATGGAGTGGTGTTTGACTTTCCAACAGCTGGGTCTTCACAACTTTCACTTCCTACCATATGTTTTAAAGTCCAGCTGAGGAAGTTTTCTCTCCTTTTATCTGATGGAAGG TGGAGCTGTAGTGGACATCTCTTGGAATTTCTTTTGCGGAACATCGTACTACATACTAGTGTGACGAAAAGCAGCATGGAATTCTCTGTTGCCAGTGAACTTCAAGTGAAATACAGTAACATACGAAAG GTCTCATGGGAGCCTTTTGTTGAACCTTGGAAGTTTCAGATAACCATGACCAGAAAACATGAGATGACTGCTCTTCTAAATAGTTCCTTTGTTACAGATATTGACCTCATAGCAACAACGCAGCTTAACCTAAACTTCACAGAGTCCCTTGTTGAg TGTATTTCCCGGACTATGGAGATGATCAACGATGCTTGGGGATTGATTGGACCAGATGACCATCCTCAAATTCAATTATCTTCAAGGCCTTTGATTACTGGAACTGTACCTGGAGGAAGATATACTCCCTATattcttcaaaatttgactTCTTTGCCTCTAATTTACAATGTTTATCGAGGGTTAATTGGTTCTGATGAATTTGATGTCTTAGACAAGAAAGATGGAAAATTAGTGCAGCCAGGCGACTCTGTTCCAATTTATCTTCATGAAACTCCTGATGAACAACTTTATCGTTATAGGCCTACATATTCATCTGACAGGCTTAGTGACAAGCAATTGAATTCAGTGTCTCATCATTTTATGACTGTACAACTTGATGGTACTTCTGTGCCTTCTGTTCCTATTTCAATGGATCTTGTGGGACTTTCATACTTTGAGGTTGATttctccaaggcttcaaaaactgaagaatttgaaagaaCCGGGGATACttcaaaatacaagatgaaCAATGGAGAGACTGCTACTTCCAACCTGAGTAGTGGTTTTGTTGTCCCTGTTGTCTTTGATGTTTCAGTTCAGCGCTATAGCAAGTTAATACGTTTGTACTCGACA GTTATACTTTCAAATGCAACTTCAACACCTTTAGAACTACGGTTCGATATTCCATTTGGCATATCCCCAAAg atCCTAGACCCAATATATCCTGGTCAGGAGTTTCCACTACCTCTACATCTGGCTGAAGGCGGTCGCATGAGGTGGCGTCCTATGGGAAGATCTTGTCTGTGGAGTGAAGCACATAATGTGTCTGATATTCTTTCACAAGAGAGCAAGATTGGATATCCTAGatcttttgtttgttatccATCTCATCCAAGCAGTGATCCATTTCGTTGTTGCATATCggttcaaaatattcttttaactTCATCTGGTAGCTCAAAAAAAGTTTCATCTCTTCATGTTGATAATTCTTTGAAACAATCAGCTGAAAGTTGTGGTCAACTGTTGCATGATTTTAATTACTCAAAGAAGCGATTCATTCATCAAGTGACCTTGAATACACCATTTGTGGTCAACAACTACCTTCCTGAGGCAGTGTCATTGACTATTGAAACTGGTGGGATTACTCGCACTGCATTGCTTTCACAG gcACAAACCTCATTTCATGATATTGATCCTTCACATGACCTAGGACTGGAATTCAATATGTATGGATTCAGAACATCAACTTTGAAGTTTCCACGGGCAGAAACATTTAGTACTATGGCTAAATTCAGTGGAACTAAGTTTTCTCTGTCTGAAACCTTGACCTTGGATCCTGAATTATTCAGTG ACACACTACATGTAATTGTAGAAAAGACTATGGACGTGTTCTCTGGTGCTCGAGaactctttatttttgttccaTTTCTGTTATACAACTGCACTGGCTTTCCGCTTATTGTTTCACACTCAACTGGTGAAAAGAGAGGAAGTGGCTGCACTATTCCATGCTGTTATGATATGCTTGAACAAGAATTACTAAAAGGTGAAAGAGATGGTCTAAGCCTTTTGTCACCAGATCAGGATACCCATGCTAGAGCTCCACAAATTGATGATCATAGAAGTTCTTTGTTGAAAAATCACATTGTTTCAACTAGAAAAAATGTAAATCCACATCTGGGGAAATTTCTAAACAAGCCTTTGGTTTCTTCTGGTTCGTCTGAACTCTTCCATGAGCAATCAGATGGGCGTGGTTTAGAAGGTCAAAAAGATTTATGTGGTGCAAAGAAGCGTTCGTGTTCATCAAGTCAATCTGATTTAAAGGAAATTGACTTTACTAGTAATGGGTATGGAAGGGTTCAGGCTTGCATGTATTCTCCACTTCCAATTTCTGCTGCAAGTGAAATAATGGTTCGTGTAAGTAGGTGCTTTACTGGATGTGTTACCCAAAACATGCCTAATTATTCATGTTCAGCACCATTCCCTCTTGTTCCACGAAGTGGTTCAACAAGTGTTGTTGTTCCCAAATCATTATCAAATGCTGCATTTATAATTTCTGTGACAGCTAGTGCTCTAGCTGGACCATTTGCTGGGAGGACACGAGCTATTACTTTTCAACCCAG ATATGTAATTAGTAATGCATGCAGCAAGGACTTGTGCTATAAACAGAAGGGTACCGATTTCATCTTTCATTTGGGTGTTGGACAGCACTCTCATCTTCACTGGACTGATACAACAAGGTATCTGGACTTCTGTCATTT GGAGTTACTGGTTTCAATTCGCTTTAATGAACCTGGATGGCAATGGTCGGGCAGCTTTTTGCCAGATCATCTAGGTGATACTCAATTAAAATTGCGGAATTATGTTTCTGGTCGGCTGAGTATGATAAGGGTGGAGGTGCAGAATGCTGATGTTTCCATTAGAGATGAAAAGATTGTTGGAAGCCTTAATGGAAATTCAGGGACAAACTTGATTCTCTTATCAGATGATGATACTGGGTATATGCCTTACAGAATTGATAATTTCTCAAAGGAG AGGTTACGGGTCTACCAGCAAAAGTGTGAAACTTTTGATACTATTATTCATCCTTACACTTCTTGCCCATATGCGTGGGATGAACCCTGCTACCCACATCGTCTGACAATCGAG GTACCTGGAGAGCGTGTTGTGGGGTCGTAtgttcttgatgatttaaaagAGTATGTACCTGTTCACTTACAGTCAACAGCCGAG AAGCCTGAAAGAACATTGCTTTTATCGAACAGTGCTGAGGGAGCAACTAAG GTGCTAAGTATTGTTGATTCAAGTTACCATATTTTGAAAGATATTAAAAGTCAGGCCAACCTTCGTGGCCAAGAACAAAGAAAGCAAGAGCAGAAACAGGAGAAGCTTGTTAATTATAGAGAGagattttcatttaatattccGTGTATTGGTGTCTCCATGATAAATTCATACCCACAG GAGTTACTTTTTGCTTGTGCAAAGAACATAACTTTTGACCTGCTACAAAGTGTGGATCAACAAAaactttcatttcaaatcTCTTATCTACAAATAGATAACCAGTTGCACAGAACCCCTTATCCAGTTATTTTGTCCTTCAATCATGAAACTAGAAACAACCCAGCTGGCCACAGAACTAAGGATGATGGTAAAAAATCGAAAAGTGAAATGTTGCATCTTACTTCTGATATTTCTTGTGAACCTGTATTCTACCTTTCTCTTGTGAAGTGGAGGAAGAAAGATGTCGCATTGGTGTCATTTGAACATATAAGTTTGAG AGTAGCTGATTTTTGCCTTGAACTTGAACAAGAAGTGATCTTAACCATGCTTGAGTTCATTAAAACTGTCTCTCCAACGTTTCAGAAGACAGTCTTGCCGTTACCGGATTCCACACTGCATCCTGTTGTATATGATTTAGGTTCTGCAAAGGAGTCCTCTATACgtgatttaaattttgagatcATGCAAGCAAGACGAGACTTTCTTCCTGGAATGAATGATCCTGCATCTAATAGAAGTCAGAGAAGCAGTTCATTTCTACCTTCTGTTGTTCCAATTGGTGCTCCTTGGCAGCAAATCTACCTTTTGGCCagaagacaaaagaaaatctatGTTGAATTGTTAGATTTATCTCCTATCAAGTTCACTTTAAG CTTTTCTAGTGCTCCTTGGATGCTAAGAAATGGATTTCCAACATCTGGAGAATCACTCATCCAT AGAGGTCTTATGGCTCTTGCTGATGTTGAGGGTGCCCGGATTCATCTCAAACAATTGACAATCGCACATCAAATGGCTAGTTGGGAATCAATTCAGGAAATCCTCAAGAGACACTACACTCGGCAATTTCTACATGAGATGTACAAG GTGTTTGGGTCTGCTGGTGTTATAGGTAATCCCATGGGATTTGCAAGGAGTTTGGGGCTTGGCATAAGAGATTTCTTATCAGTTCCTGCCAGAAGCATGTTGCAG AGCCCTACAGGACTTATTTCGGGCATGGCACTGGGGACTACAAGTCTTGTAAGCAATACAGTTTATGCATTAAGCGACGCTGCCACTCAATTCAGTAATGCTGCTCATAAG GGCATTGTTGCTTTTACATTCGATGACCAGTCTGTTGCAAGAATGGAAAAGCAGCAGAAGGGAGTAGCTTCACACAGCAAAGGTGTAATAAATGAAGTCTTAGAG GGACTAACTGGTCTCCTTCAATCACCCATTAAAGAAGCTGAGAAACATGGTCTTCCTGGTCTCCTCTCAG GAATAGCATTTGGAGTCACAGGACTTGTGGCAAGACCAGCAGCTAGTATTCTTGAGGTTACTGGGAAAACTGCTCAAAGTATTAGAAATAGAAGTAGGCTTCATCGCACAAGATCACAGCGGTATAGGGTCCGTCTTCCCAGGCCTCTGAGTAGAGAACTTCCCCTCGCGCCTTACTCTTGGGAAGAAGCCATTGGAACAACAGTACTTATGGAGGTTGATGATGGCTTGAAGTACAAGGATGAAATGCCAGAAATGTGCAAAGCACTTAAGCAAGCTGGTAAATTTGCAGTCATCACAGAGAGACTCTTATTAATAGTTAGCTGTTCTAGTTTGGTGGACCTCGGGAAGCCTGAGTTTCAAGGTGTGGCTGCCGATCCAGATTGGGTGGTTGAATCAGAAATCAGTTTGGACAGCATAATCCATGCTGATACTGATGAAGGGACCGTACACATAGTTGGAAGTAGTTCTGATGGTTTATCGAGACAGAACCAGCACCAGTCTAAGAGAGGTAGTGGAACAAGGACGAAATGGTGGAATAACCCTTCAACTCCACTCCCACTTTTTCAAACCAACTTGGAATTGACATCTGAGGAGGATGCAAAGGAATTGGTGCATGTATTGTTGGATACAATTGAGCGAGGGAAAGGGCGAGGCTGGGGCAGTGGATATCTTTTGCATCAAATTAGTATCAGGTAG